From Struthio camelus isolate bStrCam1 chromosome 21, bStrCam1.hap1, whole genome shotgun sequence, one genomic window encodes:
- the PRDM2 gene encoding PR domain zinc finger protein 2 isoform X8 yields the protein MRDSKEGQKEEDEKPSVSAVLSLEQTAVIQEMVNQDVLPKLTIPSPTNEPQMVTEDNQGAAINCGSDDLDDDEEEEDEDEEDEEELEDASMPKDNAEMPLICEEKLDFMEEQKSMSEESPESSPKKKLVVKIPKAKGESNGDIQETFMFPCQHCERKFTTKQGLERHMHIHISTVNHAFKCRYCGKAFGTQINRRRHERRHEAGPKRKPFLTLTAAQHLDNVGDNQVIVDDGLKDDLNVSGLVQDSVVLDSEKVSQEISNSAFAEENKEPKELHPCKYCKKVFGTHTNMRRHQRRVHERHLIPKGVRRKGFFPEEPQLQTEQAPPVQSVYIASTEIEEEGEVDDVYIMDISSNISENLNYYIDGKIQSNSSTSNCDVIQMESNSADLYGLNCIISPVTVEISQNLKVTQTHVNEPPKEPSSSGSNESKKRRTASPPLVPKIKTEIDPELINATSSLNLPLSISTENLTFHKEKSVYLSSKLKQLLQTQDTKKITPSSEIPKLGPSVTSPPILPPASGRFKRRTSSPPSSPQHSPVLRDFVKAGEGKTVWNDSIRSSKMPKLESHSNSPAWSLTGREERETMSPLCFEDYKISKDWTAAPTFGNVCNQQPLDLSSGVKQRSDVKNKNQVPWESVLDLSVHKKPCSDAEIREYKENNSLQPTCSGIKKKKPTTCMLQKVLLNEYNGMDAATDSAPSANRSPSPSKSSESQADPDTDPGLFASSVDTQPLRSSLSPVPQPSVPSVCQLPPLLTPTNPPSPPPCPPVLTVATSPPPLLPTIPLPIPDVSTSATNTSSCPSPLSNTTAQSPLPVLSPTVSRSPSPVPSVEPAASPGPPTLSSSSSSSSSSSFSSSSSPSPPPLSVVSSVVSSTDNLENTLPIIKQEEIDNEQKAREDPQTSSESGTVQETFSKSFVCNVCESPFLSIKDLTKHLSVHAEEWPFKCEFCVQLFRDKTDLSEHRFLLHGVGNIFVCSVCKKEFAFLCNLQQHQRDLHPDKECTHHEFESGTLRPQNFTDPSKANVEHMQSLPDSLDPSKEEEDEDLNDSSEELYTTIKIMASGVKSKDPDVRMGLNQHYPSFKPPPFQYHHRNPMGIGVTATNFTTHNIPQTFTTAIRCTKCGKSVDNMPELHKHILACASASDKKRYTPKKNPVPLKQTVQPKNGMVVITGPGKNAFRRMGQPKRLNFNVEISKMSSNKLKISALKKKNQLVQKAILQKKKSAQQKAELKSNPSESDSHICPYCNREFTYVGSLNKHASYSCPKKPISPSSKKNSSKKSASSSSPASTEKGNNQRRRTADAEIKMQSMQAHLGKTRARTSGPAQMQLPSASFKSKQNVKFVPPIRSKKPNSSSSLRNSSPVRVSKMTHVEGKKTKVVAKNSSSGISSKASRKLHVRLQRNNKAVLPSKSAAASKKKADRFSVKSRERIGGPITRSLQQAANAEAAENKRDESSTKQELKDFRNLL from the exons ATGAGGGATTCTAAAGAGG GTCAAAAGGAGGAAGATGAAAAACCTTCCgtttctgctgtgctgtccctGGAACAAACAGCTGTGATTCAGGAGATGGTAAATCAAGATGTACTTCCAAAGCTGACGATCCCCAGTCCCACTAATGAGCCACAAATGGTAACTGAAGACAACCAAGGAGCAGCAATAAACTGTGGATCAGATGATTTGGAtgatgatgaggaggaggaggatgaagatgaGGAAGATGAAGAGGAGCTGGAAGATGCCAGTATGCCTAAAGACAATGCGGAAATGCCTTTGATATGTGAAGAAAAGTTAGACTTTATGGAAGAGCAAAAGAGCATGTCAGAAGAATCTCCAGAAAGCTCTCCAAAGAAAAAGCTTGTTGTGAAAATTCCAAAAGCGAAAGGTGAATCGAATGGTGATATTCAGGAAACATTTATGTTTCCTTGTCAGCATTGTGAGAGGAAGTTTACAACAAAGCAAGGACTTGAACGCCACATGCACATCCATATATCTACTGTTAACCATGCTTTCAAATGTCGGTATTGTGGGAAGGCATTTGGTACTCAAATTAACAGGCGAAGACATGAACGGCGTCACGAGGCAGGGCCGAAAAGGAAACCGTTTTTAACACTAACAGCAGCGCAACACTTGGATAACGTTGGTGATAACCAGGTAATTGTGGATGATGGTCTTAAAGATGACTTGAACGTTTCCGGTCTTGTGCAAGATTCTGTAGTCTTGGATTCTGAGAAAGTCTCCCAAGAAATTTCAAACTCtgcttttgctgaagaaaataagGAACCCAAAGAATTGCATCCGTGCAAATACTGCAAAAAGGTTTTCGGAACTCATACCAATATGCGGAGGCATCAGCGTAGGGTTCATGAGCGTCACCTTATTCCCAAAGGTGTCAGAAGAAAAGGATTCTTTCCTGAAGAGCCACAACTTCAAACTGAGCAGGCCCCACCAGTCCAGAGCGTGTATATAGCAAGCACGGAAATAGAAGAGGAAGGTGAAGTGGATGATGTTTATATTATGGATATTTCCAGCAATATCTCTGAAAACTTAAATTATTACATTGATGGTAAAATTCAGTCCAACAGCAGCACTAGCAATTGTGATGTGATTCAAATGGAGTCTAACTCTGCAGACTTGTATGGACTGAATTGTATAATCAGTCCAGTCACAGTGGAGATTTCCCAGAATTTAAAGGTTACACAGACACATGTGAATGAACCTCCTAAGGAGCCCTCCAGCAGTGGGAGCAATGAATCCAAAAAGAGGAGAACGGCTAGCCCTCCTCTCgtaccaaaaataaaaactgaaatagacCCAGAACTTATAAATGCTACTAGTTCTTTAAATCTTCCTCTTAGCATTTCAACAGAGAACTTaacttttcataaagaaaaaagtgtttatttgtCATCAAAATTAAAACAGCTTCTTCAGACGCAGGATACTAAGAAAATAACTCCATCAAGTGAAATCCCTAAACTAGGACCTTCTGTTACATCACCACCTATTTTGCCTCCAGCGTCTGGTAGATTCAAAAGAAGGAccagctctcctcccagctctccacAGCATAGCCCAGTACTTCGAGACTTTGTCAAAGCAGGTGAGGGAAAAACTGTGTGGAACGATAGTATTCGGAGTTCAAAAATGCCAAAGTTAGAAAGCCACAGCAACTCGCCTGCATGGAGCTTgactggaagggaagaaagggaaactaTGAGTCCTCTTTGCTTTGAAGACTATAAAATATCTAAAGACTGGACAGCAGCTCCGACTTTTGGCAACGTGTGCAACCAGCAGCCTCTGGATTTATCTAGTGGTGTAAAACAAAGGTCGGATGTCAAAAATAAGAATCAGGTTCCTTGGGAATCTGTATTAGATTTAAGTGTGCATAAGAAGCCTTGCAGTGATGCTGAAATTAGGGagtataaagaaaataattctctaCAGCCAACCTGCAGTggtattaaaaagaagaaaccaaCTACTTGCATGTTACAGAAGGTTCTGCTGAATGAGTATAACGGAATGGATGCAGCTACGGACAGCGCCCCCAGTGCGAACAGAAGCCCAAGCCCAAGTAAATCATCGGAATCTCAGGCAGACCCTGACACGGATCCTGGTCTATTTGCATCTTCTGTTGACACTCAGCCCCTTCgttcctctctttctcctgtgCCACAGCCATCTGTACCTTCAGTGTGCCAGCTGCCTCCTTTATTGACACCAACAAATCCGCCTTCCCCACCACCCTGCCCGCCTGTGTTAACAGTTGCTACGTCacctcctccccttcttcccacGATACCGTTACCAATTCCAGATGTGTCTACCAGTGCCACTAACACATCTTCGTGTCCATCACCACTCTCTAACACTACTGCCCAGTCCCCACTACCTGTTCTTTCACCTACAGTTTCTCGTTCTCCGTCTCCCGTTCCTTCTGTTGAACCTGCTGCCTCACCTGGTCCTCCtactctctcctcttcctcttcctcctcctcctcttcctccttctcttcgtcatcatctccctctcctcctcctctttcagtggtttcttctgttgtttcctCTACTGATAATCTTGAAAATACTCTCCCGATAATAAAGCAGGAAGAAATCGATAATGAACAAAAGGCAAGAGAAGATCCTCAGACTTCAAGTGAATCAGGAACAGTGCAGGAAACGTTCAGTAAAAGCTTTGTGTGCAATGTTTGTGAATCAccttttctttctattaaagACCTGACTAAGCATTTATCTGTTCATGCTGAAGAATGGCCCTTCAAATGTGAATTCTGTGTACAGCTTTTTAGGGATAAAACAGACTTGTCAGAACATCGCTTTCTGCTTCACGGAGTAGGAAATATCTTTGTTTGTTCGGTCTGTAAAAAGGAATTTGCTTTTTTGTGCAATTTGCAACAGCATCAGCGAGACCTCCATCCAGACAAAGAATGCACGCATCACGAGTTTGAAAGTGGGACTTTGAGACCCCAGAATTTCACTGACCCCAGCAAGGCAAACGTCGAACACATGCAGAGCCTCCCAGATTCTTTGGACCCTtctaaagaggaggaagatgaagatcTAAATGATTCCTCTGAAGAGCTGTATACTACTATAAAAATAATGGCCTCTGGGGTAAAATCTAAAGATCCGGATGTTCGCATGGGTCTCAATCAACACTATCCGAGCTTTAAACCACCTCCATTTCAGTATCACCATCGTAATCCTATGGGTATTGGAGTTACTGCGACAAACTTCACTACCCACAATATCCCTCAGACCTTTACTACTGCCATTCGTTGCACAAAATGTGGAAAAAGTGTTGATAACATGCCTGAGTTACACAAACACATATTGGCCTGTGCGTCTGCCAGTGATAAAAAGAGATACACACCCAAAAAAAATCCAGTACCACTGAAACAGACAGTGCAGCCTAAAAATGGCATGGTGGTTATAACTGGGCCTGGAAAGAATGCCTTCAGACGAATGGGTCAGCCTAAAAGACTTAATTTCAATGTTGAGATAAGCAAAATGTCctcaaataaactaaaaataagtgcattgaaaaagaaaaaccagctTGTCCAGAAAgctattttacaaaaaaagaaatctgcgcAGCAGAAAGCAGAATTGAAAAGCAATCCATCCGAGTCAGACTCTCACATCTGCCCCTACTGTAATAGAGAATTTACTTATGTTGGAAGTCTGAACAAACACGCGTCATATAGCTGTCCCAAAAAACCCATCTCTCCATCCTCTAAGAAAAATTCATCGAAAAAAAGTGCAAGTTCTTCATCGCCTGCAAGCACTGAAAAAGGCAACAACCAGCGTAGGCGAACAGCGGATGCAGAAATCAAAATGCAAAGCATGCAGGCTCACTTGGGCAAGACAAGAGCACGAACCTCGGGACCTGCACAAATGCAACTACCCTCTGCGTCCTTcaagtcaaaacaaaatgttaaatttGTACCTCCAATTCGCTCTAAAAAGCCAAATTCATCTTCATCGTTGAGGAACTCTAGTCCTGTAAGAGTGTCCAAAATGACTCAcgttgaagggaaaaaaactaaaGTGGTTGCTAAGAACAGTTCGTCTGGAATCTCAAGCAAAGCATCCCGGAAATTGCATGTCAGACTACAAAGGAATAATAAAGCAGTTTTGCCAAGTAAGTCTGCTGCGGCAAGTAAGAAAAAAGCAGACAGGTTCAGTGTAAAATCTAGAGAAAGGATTGGAGGACCTATTACGCGAAGCTTACAGCAGGCGGCtaatgcagaagcagcagaaaacaaaagagatgAAAGCAGTACAAAGCAAGAACTAAAAGATTTCAG gaatctcctgtaa
- the PRDM2 gene encoding PR domain zinc finger protein 2 isoform X7 produces MRDSKEGQKEEDEKPSVSAVLSLEQTAVIQEMVNQDVLPKLTIPSPTNEPQMVTEDNQGAAINCGSDDLDDDEEEEDEDEEDEEELEDASMPKDNAEMPLICEEKLDFMEEQKSMSEESPESSPKKKLVVKIPKAKGESNGDIQETFMFPCQHCERKFTTKQGLERHMHIHISTVNHAFKCRYCGKAFGTQINRRRHERRHEAGPKRKPFLTLTAAQHLDNVGDNQVIVDDGLKDDLNVSGLVQDSVVLDSEKVSQEISNSAFAEENKEPKELHPCKYCKKVFGTHTNMRRHQRRVHERHLIPKGVRRKGFFPEEPQLQTEQAPPVQSVYIASTEIEEEGEVDDVYIMDISSNISENLNYYIDGKIQSNSSTSNCDVIQMESNSADLYGLNCIISPVTVEISQNLKVTQTHVNEPPKEPSSSGSNESKKRRTASPPLVPKIKTEIDPELINATSSLNLPLSISTENLTFHKEKSVYLSSKLKQLLQTQDTKKITPSSEIPKLGPSVTSPPILPPASGRFKRRTSSPPSSPQHSPVLRDFVKAGEGKTVWNDSIRSSKMPKLESHSNSPAWSLTGREERETMSPLCFEDYKISKDWTAAPTFGNVCNQQPLDLSSGVKQRSDVKNKNQVPWESVLDLSVHKKPCSDAEIREYKENNSLQPTCSGIKKKKPTTCMLQKVLLNEYNGMDAATDSAPSANRSPSPSKSSESQADPDTDPGLFASSVDTQPLRSSLSPVPQPSVPSVCQLPPLLTPTNPPSPPPCPPVLTVATSPPPLLPTIPLPIPDVSTSATNTSSCPSPLSNTTAQSPLPVLSPTVSRSPSPVPSVEPAASPGPPTLSSSSSSSSSSSFSSSSSPSPPPLSVVSSVVSSTDNLENTLPIIKQEEIDNEQKAREDPQTSSESGTVQETFSKSFVCNVCESPFLSIKDLTKHLSVHAEEWPFKCEFCVQLFRDKTDLSEHRFLLHGVGNIFVCSVCKKEFAFLCNLQQHQRDLHPDKECTHHEFESGTLRPQNFTDPSKANVEHMQSLPDSLDPSKEEEDEDLNDSSEELYTTIKIMASGVKSKDPDVRMGLNQHYPSFKPPPFQYHHRNPMGIGVTATNFTTHNIPQTFTTAIRCTKCGKSVDNMPELHKHILACASASDKKRYTPKKNPVPLKQTVQPKNGMVVITGPGKNAFRRMGQPKRLNFNVEISKMSSNKLKISALKKKNQLVQKAILQKKKSAQQKAELKSNPSESDSHICPYCNREFTYVGSLNKHASYSCPKKPISPSSKKNSSKKSASSSSPASTEKGNNQRRRTADAEIKMQSMQAHLGKTRARTSGPAQMQLPSASFKSKQNVKFVPPIRSKKPNSSSSLRNSSPVRVSKMTHVEGKKTKVVAKNSSSGISSKASRKLHVRLQRNNKAVLPSKSAAASKKKADRFSVKSRERIGGPITRSLQQAANAEAAENKRDESSTKQELKDFSYRLRMASRCPSSSSHNTSTRHCKKSSCTTAHFYKE; encoded by the exons ATGAGGGATTCTAAAGAGG GTCAAAAGGAGGAAGATGAAAAACCTTCCgtttctgctgtgctgtccctGGAACAAACAGCTGTGATTCAGGAGATGGTAAATCAAGATGTACTTCCAAAGCTGACGATCCCCAGTCCCACTAATGAGCCACAAATGGTAACTGAAGACAACCAAGGAGCAGCAATAAACTGTGGATCAGATGATTTGGAtgatgatgaggaggaggaggatgaagatgaGGAAGATGAAGAGGAGCTGGAAGATGCCAGTATGCCTAAAGACAATGCGGAAATGCCTTTGATATGTGAAGAAAAGTTAGACTTTATGGAAGAGCAAAAGAGCATGTCAGAAGAATCTCCAGAAAGCTCTCCAAAGAAAAAGCTTGTTGTGAAAATTCCAAAAGCGAAAGGTGAATCGAATGGTGATATTCAGGAAACATTTATGTTTCCTTGTCAGCATTGTGAGAGGAAGTTTACAACAAAGCAAGGACTTGAACGCCACATGCACATCCATATATCTACTGTTAACCATGCTTTCAAATGTCGGTATTGTGGGAAGGCATTTGGTACTCAAATTAACAGGCGAAGACATGAACGGCGTCACGAGGCAGGGCCGAAAAGGAAACCGTTTTTAACACTAACAGCAGCGCAACACTTGGATAACGTTGGTGATAACCAGGTAATTGTGGATGATGGTCTTAAAGATGACTTGAACGTTTCCGGTCTTGTGCAAGATTCTGTAGTCTTGGATTCTGAGAAAGTCTCCCAAGAAATTTCAAACTCtgcttttgctgaagaaaataagGAACCCAAAGAATTGCATCCGTGCAAATACTGCAAAAAGGTTTTCGGAACTCATACCAATATGCGGAGGCATCAGCGTAGGGTTCATGAGCGTCACCTTATTCCCAAAGGTGTCAGAAGAAAAGGATTCTTTCCTGAAGAGCCACAACTTCAAACTGAGCAGGCCCCACCAGTCCAGAGCGTGTATATAGCAAGCACGGAAATAGAAGAGGAAGGTGAAGTGGATGATGTTTATATTATGGATATTTCCAGCAATATCTCTGAAAACTTAAATTATTACATTGATGGTAAAATTCAGTCCAACAGCAGCACTAGCAATTGTGATGTGATTCAAATGGAGTCTAACTCTGCAGACTTGTATGGACTGAATTGTATAATCAGTCCAGTCACAGTGGAGATTTCCCAGAATTTAAAGGTTACACAGACACATGTGAATGAACCTCCTAAGGAGCCCTCCAGCAGTGGGAGCAATGAATCCAAAAAGAGGAGAACGGCTAGCCCTCCTCTCgtaccaaaaataaaaactgaaatagacCCAGAACTTATAAATGCTACTAGTTCTTTAAATCTTCCTCTTAGCATTTCAACAGAGAACTTaacttttcataaagaaaaaagtgtttatttgtCATCAAAATTAAAACAGCTTCTTCAGACGCAGGATACTAAGAAAATAACTCCATCAAGTGAAATCCCTAAACTAGGACCTTCTGTTACATCACCACCTATTTTGCCTCCAGCGTCTGGTAGATTCAAAAGAAGGAccagctctcctcccagctctccacAGCATAGCCCAGTACTTCGAGACTTTGTCAAAGCAGGTGAGGGAAAAACTGTGTGGAACGATAGTATTCGGAGTTCAAAAATGCCAAAGTTAGAAAGCCACAGCAACTCGCCTGCATGGAGCTTgactggaagggaagaaagggaaactaTGAGTCCTCTTTGCTTTGAAGACTATAAAATATCTAAAGACTGGACAGCAGCTCCGACTTTTGGCAACGTGTGCAACCAGCAGCCTCTGGATTTATCTAGTGGTGTAAAACAAAGGTCGGATGTCAAAAATAAGAATCAGGTTCCTTGGGAATCTGTATTAGATTTAAGTGTGCATAAGAAGCCTTGCAGTGATGCTGAAATTAGGGagtataaagaaaataattctctaCAGCCAACCTGCAGTggtattaaaaagaagaaaccaaCTACTTGCATGTTACAGAAGGTTCTGCTGAATGAGTATAACGGAATGGATGCAGCTACGGACAGCGCCCCCAGTGCGAACAGAAGCCCAAGCCCAAGTAAATCATCGGAATCTCAGGCAGACCCTGACACGGATCCTGGTCTATTTGCATCTTCTGTTGACACTCAGCCCCTTCgttcctctctttctcctgtgCCACAGCCATCTGTACCTTCAGTGTGCCAGCTGCCTCCTTTATTGACACCAACAAATCCGCCTTCCCCACCACCCTGCCCGCCTGTGTTAACAGTTGCTACGTCacctcctccccttcttcccacGATACCGTTACCAATTCCAGATGTGTCTACCAGTGCCACTAACACATCTTCGTGTCCATCACCACTCTCTAACACTACTGCCCAGTCCCCACTACCTGTTCTTTCACCTACAGTTTCTCGTTCTCCGTCTCCCGTTCCTTCTGTTGAACCTGCTGCCTCACCTGGTCCTCCtactctctcctcttcctcttcctcctcctcctcttcctccttctcttcgtcatcatctccctctcctcctcctctttcagtggtttcttctgttgtttcctCTACTGATAATCTTGAAAATACTCTCCCGATAATAAAGCAGGAAGAAATCGATAATGAACAAAAGGCAAGAGAAGATCCTCAGACTTCAAGTGAATCAGGAACAGTGCAGGAAACGTTCAGTAAAAGCTTTGTGTGCAATGTTTGTGAATCAccttttctttctattaaagACCTGACTAAGCATTTATCTGTTCATGCTGAAGAATGGCCCTTCAAATGTGAATTCTGTGTACAGCTTTTTAGGGATAAAACAGACTTGTCAGAACATCGCTTTCTGCTTCACGGAGTAGGAAATATCTTTGTTTGTTCGGTCTGTAAAAAGGAATTTGCTTTTTTGTGCAATTTGCAACAGCATCAGCGAGACCTCCATCCAGACAAAGAATGCACGCATCACGAGTTTGAAAGTGGGACTTTGAGACCCCAGAATTTCACTGACCCCAGCAAGGCAAACGTCGAACACATGCAGAGCCTCCCAGATTCTTTGGACCCTtctaaagaggaggaagatgaagatcTAAATGATTCCTCTGAAGAGCTGTATACTACTATAAAAATAATGGCCTCTGGGGTAAAATCTAAAGATCCGGATGTTCGCATGGGTCTCAATCAACACTATCCGAGCTTTAAACCACCTCCATTTCAGTATCACCATCGTAATCCTATGGGTATTGGAGTTACTGCGACAAACTTCACTACCCACAATATCCCTCAGACCTTTACTACTGCCATTCGTTGCACAAAATGTGGAAAAAGTGTTGATAACATGCCTGAGTTACACAAACACATATTGGCCTGTGCGTCTGCCAGTGATAAAAAGAGATACACACCCAAAAAAAATCCAGTACCACTGAAACAGACAGTGCAGCCTAAAAATGGCATGGTGGTTATAACTGGGCCTGGAAAGAATGCCTTCAGACGAATGGGTCAGCCTAAAAGACTTAATTTCAATGTTGAGATAAGCAAAATGTCctcaaataaactaaaaataagtgcattgaaaaagaaaaaccagctTGTCCAGAAAgctattttacaaaaaaagaaatctgcgcAGCAGAAAGCAGAATTGAAAAGCAATCCATCCGAGTCAGACTCTCACATCTGCCCCTACTGTAATAGAGAATTTACTTATGTTGGAAGTCTGAACAAACACGCGTCATATAGCTGTCCCAAAAAACCCATCTCTCCATCCTCTAAGAAAAATTCATCGAAAAAAAGTGCAAGTTCTTCATCGCCTGCAAGCACTGAAAAAGGCAACAACCAGCGTAGGCGAACAGCGGATGCAGAAATCAAAATGCAAAGCATGCAGGCTCACTTGGGCAAGACAAGAGCACGAACCTCGGGACCTGCACAAATGCAACTACCCTCTGCGTCCTTcaagtcaaaacaaaatgttaaatttGTACCTCCAATTCGCTCTAAAAAGCCAAATTCATCTTCATCGTTGAGGAACTCTAGTCCTGTAAGAGTGTCCAAAATGACTCAcgttgaagggaaaaaaactaaaGTGGTTGCTAAGAACAGTTCGTCTGGAATCTCAAGCAAAGCATCCCGGAAATTGCATGTCAGACTACAAAGGAATAATAAAGCAGTTTTGCCAAGTAAGTCTGCTGCGGCAAGTAAGAAAAAAGCAGACAGGTTCAGTGTAAAATCTAGAGAAAGGATTGGAGGACCTATTACGCGAAGCTTACAGCAGGCGGCtaatgcagaagcagcagaaaacaaaagagatgAAAGCAGTACAAAGCAAGAACTAAAAGATTTCAG